A genomic segment from Streptomyces sp. NBC_01233 encodes:
- a CDS encoding thioesterase II family protein encodes MTSRQTDDEVHTSMTTGTDSDTWFRRYSTAATPRRRLVVLPHAGGSASFFHPWGRSFGSDTEVLVAKYPGRHERLADPFIHTMDVLADQVTAALLPFADVPMTLFGHSMGASLAYEVVQRLEKRHAVLPAALHVSSREAPHRVLPRELYREEDAALIAELRRLGGTDSALLDDPDVQEFVLPVLRADLTIADTYGPRPDTPVACPVHAWIGDADPSTSAGEMNAWGDVAPRGFRLRVLPGGHFYLVEQHDVVVRELCDQLATVG; translated from the coding sequence ATGACCAGCCGACAGACCGACGACGAGGTGCACACGAGCATGACCACCGGTACGGACAGCGACACGTGGTTCCGCAGGTACTCCACGGCGGCCACGCCCCGGCGCCGCCTGGTGGTTCTGCCGCACGCGGGTGGCTCCGCAAGCTTCTTCCACCCCTGGGGCCGCTCCTTCGGGAGCGACACGGAAGTCCTGGTGGCGAAGTACCCGGGTCGCCACGAGCGGCTGGCCGACCCCTTCATCCACACCATGGACGTGCTCGCCGACCAGGTCACCGCGGCGCTGCTGCCGTTCGCGGACGTACCCATGACGCTCTTCGGCCACAGCATGGGGGCTTCGCTGGCCTACGAGGTGGTGCAGCGTCTGGAGAAGCGGCACGCCGTTCTGCCCGCCGCCCTCCACGTGTCCAGTCGCGAGGCCCCGCACCGGGTGCTGCCCCGTGAGCTCTACCGGGAGGAGGACGCGGCGCTGATCGCCGAACTGCGCAGGCTCGGCGGGACCGACTCCGCTCTCCTGGACGACCCGGACGTCCAGGAGTTCGTACTGCCGGTGCTCCGGGCGGACCTCACCATCGCGGACACCTACGGTCCGCGCCCCGACACCCCGGTCGCTTGCCCCGTCCACGCCTGGATCGGCGACGCGGACCCGTCCACCTCGGCGGGGGAGATGAACGCCTGGGGCGATGTCGCGCCCCGCGGATTCCGGCTGCGGGTCCTGCCCGGCGGCCACTTCTACCTGGTCGAACAGCACGACGTGGTGGTGCGCGAGCTCTGCGATCAACTGGCCACCGTGGGCTGA
- a CDS encoding copper resistance CopC/CopD family protein translates to MLALVTALLALILGGAGAASAHAGLSSADPADGSVLETAPKQVTLTFTESVSFSEDSVRVLSPDNERANPRPAQYADGKGNTARVELAGKLPEGTYTVAWRVVSADGHPISGAFVFSIGRPSETAAVAATGPPQATAAGRLHGFFRYAAYSGLALLVGAAAFVLACWPAAGAVRPVRRLLVTGWATLSVSTVAMLLLRGPFETGGPLTSAFDPSQLGRTVTGRPGLALTVRLVLLAVSAVLLRRSVLRREPEGDGPPPRAPGARVRAAGAVLALGLAFTWAAAEHASAGIQVPLAVPVAVLHLLAMGVWLGGLTTLLLVLRYRAPGSRDVPASAIGRFSTLAFAAVAVLVGTGVYQSWRQVGSWEALTTTSYGKTLVAKLASVVLVLTVAFFSRRWTSRLIRVPSSAVEALRVPEPERVSIARTAGAPASPEAAGSVGCDGPAGGEPGDEIEPPGVEAERHRRSLRRTVTAEAVLGVVVLAITTLLTGTQPSRAAAESTSVATGQEPQAKVVTVPFDMGTASHQGTVQITLAPGRVGENTVEAVVYTADGGLSTVPELSPSATWESARSTPSSRTSRGTGPPTTCGYPCPVCGPWTSRCAPRTSTRSPCTRPFASRHHRGSDDNPYRAVARTRPVPPHPGAAPRPTGSVSERRGGMSGAVVESRRV, encoded by the coding sequence GTGCTGGCGCTGGTCACCGCACTCCTCGCCCTGATCCTCGGCGGGGCGGGCGCGGCCTCCGCGCACGCCGGCCTCAGCAGCGCAGACCCTGCAGACGGCAGCGTCCTCGAGACGGCTCCGAAGCAGGTCACGCTCACCTTCACCGAGTCGGTCAGCTTCTCCGAGGACTCGGTGAGAGTGCTGTCGCCGGACAACGAGCGTGCGAACCCGCGCCCGGCCCAGTATGCGGACGGCAAGGGGAACACCGCCCGGGTGGAGCTGGCAGGCAAACTGCCCGAAGGCACCTACACGGTGGCCTGGCGCGTCGTCTCCGCCGACGGCCACCCGATCTCCGGCGCGTTCGTCTTCTCCATCGGCAGGCCGTCCGAGACGGCCGCCGTGGCGGCGACCGGCCCCCCGCAGGCCACGGCAGCCGGCCGCCTGCACGGCTTCTTCCGCTACGCCGCCTACAGCGGCCTGGCCCTCCTCGTCGGAGCCGCCGCGTTCGTCCTGGCGTGCTGGCCCGCCGCGGGCGCGGTCCGTCCGGTGCGCCGGCTGCTGGTCACCGGATGGGCGACCCTGTCGGTGTCCACCGTGGCCATGTTGCTGCTGCGCGGCCCGTTCGAGACGGGCGGCCCGCTGACCTCCGCGTTCGACCCGTCCCAGCTGGGCCGAACCGTCACCGGGCGGCCCGGGCTCGCACTGACCGTACGGCTCGTGCTGCTCGCTGTGTCCGCCGTGCTGCTGAGGCGGTCGGTCCTACGGCGCGAGCCCGAGGGCGACGGACCGCCGCCGCGGGCCCCCGGTGCCCGGGTCCGCGCGGCCGGGGCGGTGCTCGCGCTGGGCCTGGCGTTCACCTGGGCCGCCGCCGAACACGCCTCCGCCGGCATCCAGGTGCCGCTGGCCGTTCCCGTCGCCGTGCTGCACCTGCTGGCCATGGGGGTCTGGCTGGGAGGCCTGACCACCCTGCTGCTCGTCCTCCGGTACCGGGCGCCCGGCAGCCGCGACGTCCCGGCGTCCGCGATCGGCCGCTTCTCGACGCTGGCCTTCGCCGCCGTCGCCGTCCTGGTCGGCACCGGGGTGTACCAGTCCTGGCGACAGGTCGGCTCCTGGGAGGCGCTGACCACCACGTCGTACGGCAAGACCCTCGTCGCGAAGCTCGCCTCCGTGGTGCTGGTGCTGACCGTGGCGTTCTTCTCCCGCCGGTGGACTTCCCGCCTCATTCGCGTGCCGTCGTCGGCCGTGGAGGCGTTGAGGGTGCCCGAGCCCGAGCGGGTGAGCATCGCACGGACGGCCGGCGCGCCTGCCTCCCCGGAGGCAGCGGGCTCCGTCGGGTGCGATGGTCCCGCCGGAGGCGAGCCGGGGGATGAGATCGAGCCGCCTGGCGTCGAGGCCGAACGGCACCGGCGCAGCCTGCGCCGCACGGTGACTGCCGAAGCCGTGCTCGGCGTTGTGGTTCTGGCGATCACCACCTTGCTCACCGGCACCCAACCCAGCCGCGCCGCCGCCGAGAGCACATCGGTTGCCACCGGGCAGGAGCCACAAGCCAAGGTGGTCACGGTTCCGTTCGACATGGGGACGGCCAGCCATCAGGGCACGGTCCAGATCACGCTGGCGCCGGGACGCGTCGGCGAGAACACGGTCGAAGCCGTGGTGTACACCGCGGACGGCGGCCTCTCCACCGTCCCCGAACTCTCACCCAGCGCGACCTGGGAATCGGCCCGCTCGACGCCAAGCTCAAGAACCAGCAGGGGTACTGGGCCGCCTACGACCTGCGGCTACCCATGCCCGGTGTGTGGACCATGGACCTCACGGTGCGCACCACGGACATCGACCAGGTCACCGTGCACGAGACCGTTCGCATCACGTCACCACCGCGGTAGCGATGACAACCCGTACCGGGCGGTGGCCCGGACGCGGCCGGTCCCCCCGCATCCTGGGGCCGCGCCCCGCCCGACGGGCTCGGTTTCCGAGCGCCGTGGCGGCATGAGTGGCGCCGTCGTGGAAAGCCGCCGGGTATGA
- a CDS encoding YihY/virulence factor BrkB family protein, translating into MTPLPSRARGRGSDRERAETGRNVPAGPSDLVEERAPDQPADLPARSWKAVLRGTVKEFRNDELADRAAALTYYGVLALFPALLVLVSLLGVAGESTTARLSDHLQQLTPGSAGDVIRDAVEQLQGHSGVGSLMAVVGLAVALWSASGYVAAFIRSANAVYDVPEGRPVWKVLPLRLALTVTLMVLACAGALIVVFTGALARQAGAALGIGDGGLTVWSIAKWPVLVLLVTIMIALLYWAAPNAEGRGFRWVTPGSFLALVIWMAASAGFAFYVANFASYNKTYGTVAGVIVFLVWLWITNLAILLGLEFDAELVRQRAIAGGLPKDEEPYVRPRDTRAWDDQDRRRMEQ; encoded by the coding sequence ATGACACCCCTACCGAGCCGAGCCCGAGGCCGTGGCAGCGACCGTGAGCGGGCCGAAACCGGGCGGAACGTCCCCGCGGGCCCGAGCGACCTGGTCGAGGAGCGTGCCCCGGACCAGCCCGCAGACCTGCCCGCACGCTCCTGGAAGGCGGTACTGCGCGGCACGGTCAAGGAGTTTCGGAACGACGAGCTGGCCGACCGCGCCGCGGCCCTCACCTACTACGGGGTACTCGCGCTCTTCCCCGCCCTGCTGGTCCTCGTGTCCCTGCTGGGCGTGGCCGGCGAGTCGACGACCGCGCGGTTGTCGGACCATCTGCAGCAGCTGACCCCCGGCTCCGCCGGGGACGTGATCAGAGACGCCGTCGAGCAGCTGCAGGGCCACAGCGGCGTCGGCTCGCTGATGGCGGTCGTCGGCCTGGCCGTGGCGCTGTGGTCCGCCTCCGGTTACGTGGCCGCGTTCATCCGCTCCGCGAACGCCGTCTACGACGTGCCCGAGGGACGCCCGGTGTGGAAGGTGTTGCCGCTGCGCCTGGCGCTCACCGTCACGCTGATGGTCCTCGCCTGTGCCGGCGCGCTGATCGTGGTCTTCACCGGCGCCCTGGCCCGGCAGGCGGGCGCGGCCCTGGGCATCGGTGACGGTGGGCTGACGGTGTGGTCGATCGCGAAGTGGCCGGTCCTGGTGCTCCTCGTCACGATCATGATCGCCCTCCTGTACTGGGCCGCGCCGAACGCCGAGGGCCGCGGATTCAGGTGGGTGACACCGGGCAGCTTCCTGGCCCTGGTGATCTGGATGGCCGCCTCGGCCGGCTTCGCGTTCTACGTGGCGAACTTCGCGTCCTACAACAAGACGTACGGCACGGTCGCTGGTGTGATCGTCTTCCTGGTGTGGCTGTGGATCACCAACCTTGCGATCCTCCTCGGGCTCGAGTTCGACGCGGAACTGGTCCGCCAGCGCGCGATCGCCGGCGGACTGCCCAAGGACGAGGAGCCCTATGTCCGGCCCCGCGACACCCGCGCGTGGGACGACCAGGACCGCCGCCGCATGGAGCAGTAG
- a CDS encoding phage holin family protein, translating into MSTIERQTHGSDESVSELVSRASQQISELVREEMQLARAEMTQKGKRFGKVGGLFGAAGLIGILAAQALVATGIAALALVLPVWASALIVTAALAVVAAVTAMAGKQQLAEAGAPVPEQTIDSVRADLAEIREKAHR; encoded by the coding sequence ATGAGCACGATAGAGCGGCAGACTCATGGCTCCGATGAATCCGTGAGCGAGCTGGTCTCGCGCGCTTCCCAGCAGATATCGGAGCTGGTCCGCGAGGAGATGCAGCTGGCACGAGCCGAAATGACTCAGAAGGGGAAGCGCTTCGGGAAGGTCGGCGGCCTCTTCGGCGCGGCGGGCCTGATCGGAATCCTGGCAGCTCAGGCTCTGGTGGCAACCGGTATCGCAGCCCTCGCGCTGGTACTCCCGGTGTGGGCGTCGGCCCTGATCGTCACGGCGGCGCTGGCAGTGGTTGCCGCAGTGACGGCCATGGCAGGGAAGCAGCAGCTCGCCGAGGCCGGCGCACCCGTACCGGAGCAGACCATCGACAGCGTCAGGGCCGACCTGGCCGAAATCAGGGAGAAGGCGCACCGATGA
- a CDS encoding DUF3618 domain-containing protein: protein MTNEPRTDIGTPTPDELREQVERTRDELGQTIEALAGKADIKAQAKERTAAVKEEAAEKTAAVADRIRGKTRHAAWLVKDRAPEPVVAEVGRVASVARAHREALLVAGAAVVVFLLVRRSRGYR from the coding sequence ATGACCAACGAACCCCGAACCGATATCGGCACGCCCACCCCCGACGAGCTGCGCGAGCAGGTCGAGCGCACCCGCGACGAGCTCGGGCAGACCATCGAGGCGCTGGCGGGGAAGGCCGACATCAAGGCGCAGGCGAAGGAGAGGACGGCCGCCGTCAAGGAAGAGGCCGCGGAGAAGACCGCCGCGGTCGCCGACCGGATCCGCGGGAAGACCCGGCACGCCGCGTGGCTGGTGAAGGACAGGGCACCTGAGCCGGTTGTCGCCGAGGTCGGCCGGGTCGCGAGCGTGGCACGCGCCCACCGCGAGGCGCTGCTCGTGGCCGGCGCTGCTGTGGTCGTCTTCCTGCTGGTGCGGCGCAGCCGGGGATACCGATGA
- a CDS encoding DUF4235 domain-containing protein: MKASKAAYKPVGLALGTASGLIAGAVFKQVWKIVEGEGDAPGATDEDRSWKQILLAAAIQGAIFAVVKAAVERSGAVATRRVTGTWPG; this comes from the coding sequence ATGAAAGCGTCCAAGGCCGCCTACAAGCCGGTCGGTCTGGCCCTGGGTACTGCCAGCGGCTTGATCGCGGGTGCCGTGTTCAAGCAGGTCTGGAAGATCGTCGAAGGCGAAGGTGACGCTCCCGGCGCCACGGACGAAGACCGCTCCTGGAAGCAGATCCTGCTCGCCGCCGCCATCCAGGGCGCGATCTTCGCCGTGGTCAAGGCCGCTGTCGAACGCTCGGGCGCCGTGGCCACCCGCCGCGTGACGGGCACCTGGCCGGGCTGA
- a CDS encoding non-ribosomal peptide synthetase — MSAEAPATPAQEGSGPTAGRVPASRKETTLWLLDELVPGSGANNLSLALRVRGRLDAAATAHALRLLTERFEVLRTVYHREGAELTKAVVPSLAVGLDEAEHHGGAQDEQAVLTAFVARPFTPDGSSLVRALLLHGPDADVLCLALHHAVSDVQSTAILRAEFVTLYEAVLEGGHPAPAEVPALREPAPSPESLGYWQERMAGFRSSGLELLCEQRDEPVTTLRGDEVTHVLSPEAHDVVRRLQRELRAPESVVLLTAYAVLLAAHGAGPDLTIGSPVNTRPREAVDAVGYHSNLVVLRLLLDRDATFRDLTALTRRTFMEAMAHKDVPTDDVLDMVERDGSGWRNALFKHVFNYVPFAEDQRTFTLAGAEAELLVVENGFSQFDLEFFVSANPETATVRAAFYTGVLDRSDVELMVRRYDALLVALGTGADTPIASLPSWSARDHEVIDAANATDRAIGLPSVLTGFARRAAADPTAVAVREGDRTATYGALWSAAVDTAARLAEAGVRPGDVVALLLPRGAALAASVFGTWLAGAAYLPLDPNHPVERLTYQLDDTRARVVIVGAGTTAPQGHAAVPATDWDQAPQVPVDEAAVKADPDALAYVIHTSGSTGKPKGIPIRHGSLVNHIVDYAERFGVAGSTRPTGWLSTYSFDTSSLELMMPLLHGGHTVVLPDEARTDGTLLAAAVTAHDIGLLQATPTTWRLVAREAADVTAGRVLLTGGEPLPAELATRLLDAGAELWNVYGPTESTIWATAGRVPAGHDGRVDVGSPVANTRIFIADPHGRPLPVGLRGELCVAGVGVASGYHERPDLTAKRFAENAEYGRFHRSGDVARWRTDGRIDLFGRMDRQVKLRGNRIEPAEIEAVLLAHPDVEAAAVVVVGDPGADGYLAAFVRVPGRPEAVDELWDHAHGQLPRSVVPHRFIAVDAFPRTGSDKVDHLALAEQAARHSGPAVGGHGGDAGAQDDLTATVVGLFAELLDRSDLDAGAHFFANGGHSLLAVALAQRIKDITGVRLALTDVFETPTPAALADRLRRLA; from the coding sequence GTGAGCGCCGAAGCCCCGGCCACCCCGGCCCAGGAGGGCTCCGGTCCCACGGCCGGGCGCGTACCGGCGAGCCGCAAGGAGACCACCCTCTGGCTCCTCGACGAGCTGGTCCCCGGCAGCGGCGCCAACAACCTGTCGCTGGCCCTGCGCGTACGGGGCCGCCTCGACGCCGCCGCCACCGCGCACGCCCTGCGCCTCCTGACGGAGCGCTTCGAGGTGCTGCGCACGGTCTACCACCGCGAGGGCGCCGAGCTGACCAAGGCCGTCGTGCCGTCCCTCGCCGTCGGGCTGGACGAGGCGGAGCACCACGGCGGCGCGCAGGACGAACAGGCCGTCCTGACGGCCTTCGTGGCCCGCCCGTTCACCCCGGACGGCAGCTCCCTCGTACGCGCCCTGCTGCTGCACGGGCCGGACGCCGACGTGCTGTGCCTGGCCCTCCACCACGCCGTGTCGGACGTGCAGTCGACGGCCATCCTGCGCGCCGAGTTCGTCACCCTCTACGAGGCGGTACTGGAGGGCGGCCACCCCGCCCCCGCCGAGGTGCCCGCCCTGCGCGAGCCCGCCCCGTCCCCCGAGAGCCTCGGCTACTGGCAGGAGCGCATGGCCGGCTTCCGCTCCTCGGGCCTGGAACTCCTCTGCGAACAGCGCGACGAGCCCGTCACCACCCTCCGGGGCGACGAGGTCACGCACGTCCTGTCACCCGAGGCCCACGACGTCGTACGCCGCCTCCAGCGCGAGCTGCGGGCGCCGGAGTCCGTCGTCCTCCTCACCGCCTACGCGGTCCTCCTCGCCGCGCACGGCGCCGGGCCCGACCTCACCATCGGCTCGCCGGTCAACACCCGCCCCCGCGAGGCGGTGGACGCGGTCGGCTACCACAGCAACCTCGTCGTCCTGCGCCTGCTGCTCGACCGTGACGCCACCTTCCGGGACCTCACGGCCCTGACCCGGCGGACGTTCATGGAGGCGATGGCGCACAAGGACGTACCGACCGACGACGTGCTCGACATGGTCGAACGCGACGGCTCCGGCTGGCGCAACGCGCTGTTCAAGCACGTCTTCAACTACGTCCCCTTCGCCGAGGACCAGCGCACCTTCACCCTCGCCGGTGCCGAGGCCGAACTCCTCGTCGTCGAGAACGGCTTCAGCCAGTTCGACCTCGAATTCTTCGTCTCGGCCAACCCGGAGACCGCCACGGTCCGCGCCGCGTTCTACACCGGGGTGCTGGACCGGTCGGACGTCGAACTGATGGTCCGGCGCTACGACGCCCTGCTGGTCGCGCTGGGTACCGGGGCGGACACCCCGATCGCCTCCCTGCCGTCCTGGTCGGCCCGCGACCACGAGGTCATCGACGCCGCCAACGCCACGGACCGCGCGATCGGTCTGCCGTCGGTGCTCACGGGCTTCGCCCGCCGCGCCGCCGCCGACCCCACGGCCGTGGCCGTACGGGAGGGCGACCGCACGGCCACGTACGGGGCCCTGTGGTCCGCGGCCGTCGACACGGCCGCCCGGCTGGCCGAGGCCGGCGTACGCCCCGGCGACGTCGTCGCGCTCCTCCTGCCGCGCGGCGCCGCGCTGGCCGCCTCGGTGTTCGGCACCTGGCTCGCGGGCGCGGCCTACCTGCCGCTCGACCCGAACCATCCAGTGGAGCGCCTGACCTACCAGCTCGACGACACGCGGGCCCGCGTCGTCATCGTCGGCGCCGGGACCACAGCCCCGCAGGGCCACGCCGCCGTGCCCGCCACCGACTGGGACCAGGCGCCCCAGGTGCCGGTGGACGAGGCGGCGGTGAAGGCCGACCCCGACGCCCTCGCGTACGTGATCCACACCTCCGGCTCGACCGGCAAGCCCAAGGGCATCCCGATCCGGCACGGCAGTCTCGTCAACCACATCGTCGACTACGCCGAACGCTTCGGCGTGGCCGGCTCCACGCGCCCCACCGGCTGGCTCAGCACGTACAGCTTCGACACCTCCTCGCTCGAACTGATGATGCCGCTGCTCCACGGCGGCCACACGGTGGTGCTCCCGGACGAGGCGCGCACGGACGGCACCCTGCTGGCGGCCGCCGTCACCGCCCACGACATCGGCCTGCTGCAGGCGACCCCCACGACGTGGCGGCTCGTCGCGCGCGAGGCAGCGGACGTGACGGCCGGACGCGTCCTCCTCACCGGCGGCGAACCCCTGCCCGCCGAACTGGCCACCCGGCTGCTCGACGCCGGCGCCGAACTGTGGAACGTCTACGGCCCCACCGAGAGCACGATCTGGGCGACCGCCGGCCGCGTACCGGCCGGCCACGACGGAAGGGTGGACGTCGGCTCGCCCGTCGCCAACACCCGGATCTTCATCGCCGACCCGCACGGCAGGCCGCTCCCGGTCGGCCTCCGCGGAGAGCTGTGCGTCGCGGGCGTCGGCGTCGCCTCCGGCTACCACGAGCGTCCCGACCTGACCGCGAAACGCTTCGCGGAGAACGCCGAGTACGGGCGCTTCCACCGCTCGGGAGACGTGGCCCGCTGGCGGACCGACGGCAGGATCGACCTGTTCGGCCGGATGGACCGGCAGGTCAAGCTGCGCGGCAACCGGATCGAACCCGCCGAGATCGAGGCGGTCCTGCTCGCCCACCCCGACGTCGAGGCGGCGGCCGTCGTGGTCGTCGGCGATCCCGGGGCGGACGGCTACCTGGCCGCCTTCGTCCGGGTCCCCGGCCGCCCCGAGGCCGTGGACGAACTGTGGGACCACGCGCACGGGCAGCTCCCGCGCTCGGTCGTCCCGCACCGGTTCATCGCCGTGGACGCCTTCCCCCGTACCGGCAGCGACAAGGTCGACCACCTGGCCCTCGCCGAACAGGCGGCCCGGCACTCCGGTCCGGCCGTCGGCGGCCACGGCGGCGATGCCGGTGCCCAGGACGACCTGACGGCCACCGTCGTCGGCCTGTTCGCCGAACTGCTCGACCGCAGCGACCTCGACGCCGGCGCGCACTTCTTCGCCAACGGCGGGCACTCGCTGCTGGCCGTTGCCCTCGCCCAGCGGATCAAGGACATCACCGGTGTCCGGCTCGCGCTGACCGATGTGTTCGAGACCCCCACCCCCGCCGCCCTGGCCGACCGGCTGCGCCGGCTCGCCTGA
- a CDS encoding methyltransferase: MEILKLAVSGWFARALAVAARLEIADILDGGSMTSAELAERTETDPDILHRLLQMLTVPGVLERDGEKFRLTEAYAPLRADHPFTQRHFAILAAELYDDAFAGLMHTVKTGKSGFQEVFGESLYGYLETHPETADLFDKGMVDLATPVAQCLLGLHDFSAVKTVVDVGGGSGGLLPGLLAAHPDLRGTVADRASVCARGRTALERVAKEDVLDRIDFTPSDFFVELPAGADRYLLKNVLHDWTYENCVRILRTVATAMADSSADARLLVVEPLVENDIDGWRAMFQAVACDEGTTGLDEPAMRRALEEAGFVVESVGQLPTQHKVFESSLRVS, encoded by the coding sequence ATGGAAATCCTCAAGCTCGCCGTCAGCGGCTGGTTCGCCCGTGCCCTCGCGGTCGCCGCCCGACTGGAGATAGCCGACATCCTCGACGGCGGATCGATGACCTCGGCCGAGCTCGCCGAGCGCACCGAGACCGACCCCGACATCCTCCACCGCCTCCTCCAGATGCTCACCGTGCCGGGAGTCCTGGAGCGAGACGGGGAGAAGTTCCGGCTGACCGAGGCCTACGCGCCGCTGCGCGCGGACCACCCCTTCACCCAGCGCCACTTCGCCATCCTCGCCGCCGAGCTGTACGACGACGCCTTCGCCGGCCTGATGCACACCGTGAAGACGGGCAAGTCCGGCTTCCAGGAGGTGTTCGGGGAGTCCCTCTACGGCTACCTGGAGACCCACCCCGAGACGGCGGACCTGTTCGACAAGGGCATGGTCGACCTGGCGACGCCGGTGGCCCAGTGCCTGCTCGGCCTGCACGACTTCAGCGCCGTGAAGACGGTCGTCGACGTGGGCGGCGGGAGCGGCGGCCTGCTCCCCGGCCTGCTGGCCGCACACCCGGACCTGCGCGGCACCGTCGCCGACCGGGCCAGCGTCTGCGCCAGGGGCCGCACGGCGCTGGAGCGGGTCGCGAAGGAGGACGTGCTCGACCGCATCGACTTCACCCCGAGCGACTTCTTCGTCGAGCTCCCCGCCGGAGCCGACCGCTACCTGCTGAAGAACGTGCTGCACGACTGGACGTACGAGAACTGCGTCCGGATCCTGCGCACCGTCGCCACCGCCATGGCCGACAGCTCCGCGGACGCCCGGCTGCTCGTCGTGGAGCCGCTGGTGGAGAACGACATCGACGGCTGGCGGGCGATGTTCCAGGCGGTGGCCTGCGACGAGGGCACCACCGGACTGGACGAGCCCGCCATGCGGCGCGCCCTCGAGGAGGCCGGCTTCGTCGTGGAGTCGGTCGGGCAACTGCCCACACAGCACAAGGTGTTCGAGTCCTCCCTGCGTGTCTCCTGA